One Methanocalculus natronophilus DNA segment encodes these proteins:
- a CDS encoding proton-conducting transporter membrane subunit, whose amino-acid sequence MSCYVPFLIALPLAGAFALPLISMISSRLRNIWVLIVTAATVGCSLLLTHEVLTKGTVIYAFGAPDPSVAIPFDSAGIPIRILFVIDPMSACMVLVAAVMMAAVLIYSMTAEFRQTGEDIYYTLFLLMMAGIFGMVTTGDLFNFIIFLEINSLAGIVLVAYRINHGLAVEGALKYGFVSKIAALFLLFAVGILYGQYNSLNIAYIASVIEFSGLSLVAAVIMVTSLAMKAGSVPMHFWTPDTYSSAPSSIIPLLIVSSIASLYAIFRITFTLFGLTLNVVTIGWILIILGILSMFIGITMAIAQDDIKRLLAYHSVSQVGYMLTGLGVGITVLGSQPLMDAYGLMAIEGGIFHMMNYILFKGLLFLAAGAVIYRCKTRNLKDIRGLGRTMKVTMCFYIIGTLAIVGIPPFNGHASKKLLYESLFAFNPFISVIAIVVSFLTLVAFSRVFYAVFIARSGEHPNVAVKEVPLLMLVGMGMLALLVILSGVFEGFVLTTFIEPAALGFVDRYGYIAAVMGEP is encoded by the coding sequence GTGAGCTGTTATGTCCCGTTCCTGATCGCACTACCACTTGCCGGTGCATTCGCACTGCCGCTTATCAGTATGATCAGCAGTCGGCTTCGCAACATCTGGGTACTCATTGTGACGGCTGCAACGGTTGGCTGCAGCCTTCTGCTCACGCATGAGGTGCTGACGAAGGGCACTGTCATTTATGCATTCGGCGCTCCTGACCCCTCAGTTGCCATTCCTTTTGATTCTGCCGGCATTCCGATCCGGATTCTCTTTGTCATAGACCCGATGTCGGCATGTATGGTGCTTGTTGCAGCAGTGATGATGGCTGCCGTTCTCATCTATTCAATGACTGCTGAGTTCAGACAGACTGGTGAGGACATTTACTACACCCTGTTTCTCCTGATGATGGCCGGGATCTTTGGCATGGTCACTACCGGGGATTTATTCAATTTTATTATCTTTCTTGAGATCAACTCACTTGCAGGCATCGTACTGGTCGCATACAGGATTAACCATGGGTTGGCAGTTGAGGGGGCACTTAAATATGGATTTGTATCAAAAATTGCAGCCCTGTTTCTCCTTTTTGCAGTCGGGATACTCTATGGGCAGTACAACTCGCTGAATATTGCCTATATTGCTTCTGTCATCGAATTTTCCGGCCTTTCGCTGGTTGCAGCCGTTATCATGGTCACATCACTCGCCATGAAAGCAGGATCTGTTCCGATGCATTTCTGGACACCGGACACATACTCCAGTGCACCATCCTCTATCATCCCACTTCTCATCGTATCCAGTATTGCAAGCCTCTATGCCATCTTCAGAATAACATTCACCCTCTTTGGACTCACCCTGAACGTCGTCACGATCGGTTGGATACTCATCATTCTTGGCATTCTCTCCATGTTTATTGGTATTACCATGGCAATTGCACAGGATGATATAAAGAGGCTGCTTGCATACCATTCCGTCTCCCAGGTAGGCTATATGCTCACCGGACTTGGCGTTGGCATTACCGTGCTTGGAAGCCAGCCCCTTATGGATGCATACGGGCTCATGGCAATCGAAGGAGGTATTTTTCATATGATGAATTATATCCTCTTCAAAGGGCTTCTCTTCCTTGCGGCGGGTGCGGTTATCTACCGGTGCAAAACCAGGAATCTGAAAGATATCCGGGGACTTGGCAGGACGATGAAAGTGACGATGTGCTTCTATATCATTGGAACGCTTGCTATCGTCGGAATCCCGCCGTTTAATGGACATGCCTCAAAGAAACTCCTCTATGAATCACTCTTCGCATTCAATCCATTTATCTCAGTTATAGCAATTGTTGTCTCTTTCCTGACACTGGTGGCTTTTTCCAGGGTATTCTATGCCGTATTCATAGCCAGGAGCGGTGAGCATCCAAACGTGGCGGTTAAAGAGGTCCCGCTTCTGATGCTCGTTGGAATGGGAATGCTTGCTCTTTTGGTCATCCTCTCCGGAGTTTTTGAAGGGTTTGTACTGACCACCTTCATCGAACCTGCAGCCCTTGGGTTTGTGGACAGATATGGATACATTGCTGCGGTCATGGGAGAGCCCTGA
- a CDS encoding hydrogenase, with protein MELTGTLLTGYGFWNPVFLILAGLVTSLVAYLLWRRGVSTYRRGSEQERPYLSGNPEPEKNAVHIRGGNVYWGFTEGLKGFYSRVIPAHSGDLNDYMLWYFGVMIAICAVVVIVQ; from the coding sequence ATGGAACTGACAGGAACACTACTGACAGGATATGGGTTCTGGAACCCGGTCTTTCTGATACTTGCCGGCCTGGTCACAAGCCTGGTTGCGTACCTGCTCTGGAGGCGGGGGGTATCAACATATCGAAGAGGGAGTGAACAGGAGCGGCCATACCTCTCAGGAAACCCTGAGCCCGAAAAGAATGCTGTTCATATCCGCGGAGGCAATGTCTACTGGGGTTTCACCGAAGGCCTGAAAGGGTTCTATTCCCGGGTCATCCCGGCTCATTCAGGAGATTTAAATGACTACATGCTCTGGTACTTCGGCGTTATGATCGCCATCTGTGCAGTGGTGGTGATCGTCCAATGA
- a CDS encoding Na(+)/H(+) antiporter subunit B, whose translation MIEILLHGIVLTGLIITAVLVFIFKDLVSATIAFGIFSLLLALEFYLLKAPDVAITEAAIGAGLTTAAFLIAIRGTVRKEADQP comes from the coding sequence GTGATTGAGATACTTCTTCATGGAATCGTCTTAACCGGACTGATCATCACTGCAGTCCTTGTCTTCATCTTCAAAGACCTTGTCTCTGCCACAATTGCATTTGGAATATTCAGCCTGCTCCTTGCACTTGAGTTCTACCTGCTGAAGGCTCCGGATGTTGCAATTACCGAGGCAGCAATTGGTGCCGGACTCACAACTGCTGCGTTTCTTATTGCCATCCGTGGCACTGTTCGAAAGGAGGCTGATCAGCCATGA
- a CDS encoding proton-conducting transporter membrane subunit, with translation MSMYAPLLVAIPFLAAFAMPLVGLVGERIRNSWVILAMLATVGAALLLVQEVLVNGTLVYSLGAVDSALTIPIDSGGVPIRIIFVIDAMSAFMVLTAAIMMFSVTLYSISSESKQTGQDGYYALLFLLMAGIFGMVTTGDLFNFFVFLEINSLAGAALASYRINKGFSVEGGLKYGFISAISAMMFLFAVGMLYGQYNSLNIAYIASVIEFTGLSLVAVVLMITSLAMKSGAVPMHFWTPDTYSSAPSSITALLIISSMACLYAIFRMAFSLFGLTMNVVTVGWVIIILGVLSMFIGVAMALPQKDVKRLMAYHSVSQIGYMLTGLGVGVAVLGDTTMMAEFGFVAMEGGIFHIINYALYKGLLFLIAGAVIYRCGTKNLNELGGLGHTMKWTMGFFIIAALAIAGIPPFNGFASKLMIYESVFIFNPFISVIAMVVSIMTLASFVKVFHSMFMGPRLPQFAEVKEVPLPMLIGMGLLAVLIILFGIFPDFVVKTIVEPAALAFIDQSGYIASVMGGV, from the coding sequence ATGAGCATGTATGCACCACTTCTGGTGGCAATTCCCTTCCTGGCGGCATTTGCAATGCCGCTTGTCGGCCTCGTCGGGGAACGGATACGGAACTCCTGGGTTATACTTGCGATGCTTGCAACAGTCGGGGCAGCGCTCCTTCTGGTACAGGAAGTTCTTGTAAACGGGACTCTCGTCTATTCTCTTGGAGCAGTCGATTCTGCACTCACCATCCCCATCGATTCGGGAGGAGTGCCTATCCGGATCATCTTTGTGATCGATGCGATGTCGGCATTCATGGTTCTGACAGCAGCGATCATGATGTTTTCAGTCACCCTGTATTCGATCTCAAGCGAATCAAAACAGACCGGCCAGGACGGCTACTATGCCCTCCTCTTCCTGCTGATGGCAGGTATTTTTGGCATGGTGACTACAGGTGATCTCTTCAACTTCTTCGTCTTCCTTGAGATCAACTCGCTTGCCGGTGCGGCACTTGCCTCATACCGGATCAACAAAGGCTTTTCAGTCGAGGGCGGCCTGAAGTATGGGTTCATCTCTGCCATTTCAGCTATGATGTTCCTCTTTGCTGTTGGAATGCTCTATGGCCAGTACAATTCCCTGAATATCGCCTATATTGCATCAGTGATTGAGTTCACAGGCCTCTCGCTTGTGGCAGTCGTCCTGATGATCACCTCGCTTGCCATGAAGTCAGGGGCTGTCCCGATGCACTTCTGGACTCCTGACACCTATTCGAGTGCGCCATCATCCATAACCGCACTCCTGATCATCTCCAGTATGGCATGCCTCTATGCAATCTTCAGAATGGCATTCAGTCTCTTTGGCCTGACCATGAATGTGGTGACTGTCGGATGGGTGATTATCATCCTTGGTGTCCTCTCGATGTTCATCGGGGTTGCGATGGCACTCCCGCAAAAGGATGTGAAGCGGCTGATGGCATATCATTCCGTCTCACAGATCGGCTATATGCTGACCGGTCTTGGCGTCGGTGTGGCTGTTCTTGGAGATACCACCATGATGGCAGAGTTTGGCTTTGTCGCAATGGAGGGAGGAATATTCCATATCATTAATTACGCACTCTACAAGGGTCTTCTCTTCCTGATCGCCGGTGCGGTGATTTACCGGTGTGGAACAAAAAACCTCAATGAACTCGGCGGGCTCGGCCATACAATGAAATGGACGATGGGATTCTTCATCATCGCAGCACTTGCGATTGCCGGAATACCGCCGTTTAATGGATTTGCCTCGAAACTGATGATCTATGAGTCGGTCTTCATCTTCAACCCGTTCATTTCAGTCATCGCAATGGTGGTCTCGATCATGACGCTTGCCTCATTCGTGAAGGTCTTCCATTCGATGTTCATGGGCCCGCGGCTCCCACAGTTTGCAGAGGTGAAGGAGGTCCCGCTTCCGATGCTCATTGGCATGGGTCTGCTTGCCGTGTTGATCATCCTCTTTGGGATCTTCCCTGACTTTGTGGTGAAGACAATTGTTGAACCAGCAGCCCTTGCATTCATAGACCAGAGCGGCTATATTGCCTCAGTTATGGGAGGGGTCTAG
- a CDS encoding nickel-dependent hydrogenase large subunit: MTDDTGMKKAPYVVPIGPVHPALKEPVQFLFEMEGEVVKKADFAPGQTHRGIEWMGMRRNPVQIVHLTDRICGICGVTHSLSFARAVEQIVDIEVPARADYIRVIIAEFERIQSHLLWAGVAAHELGFDTLFYLAWRVREESLDVIEHITGNRINYGLVQIGGVRRDITPEQHPTIHACLDNYRGLLGKMLRLFLHDTTISIRCKETGILSFEEALHLCTVGPTARASGVVKDVRVDYPYSAYGDLEISPILPSAYGGEINGDVYDRIVVRLLEIEQSIGIIETCLKEMPAGEILWEKKLPKLLSACKKAHGEAVGRHEAPRGECLHYVAMDGHEAPAMWKIKASSYSNLHSWIPILEGEQLADIPVVVASIDPCLSCTDRVAVIRGDTRSLMTKEDLHRLSVEKTRRIQGC; encoded by the coding sequence ATGACTGATGATACAGGAATGAAGAAGGCACCGTATGTGGTTCCAATCGGGCCGGTCCACCCGGCGCTCAAGGAGCCGGTGCAGTTCCTCTTTGAGATGGAGGGCGAGGTCGTCAAAAAGGCGGACTTTGCCCCCGGCCAGACCCACCGTGGGATTGAGTGGATGGGTATGCGGAGGAATCCTGTCCAGATCGTCCACCTGACAGACCGGATCTGCGGGATCTGCGGGGTTACGCATTCGCTCTCGTTTGCACGTGCCGTTGAGCAGATTGTTGATATCGAGGTTCCTGCACGTGCAGATTATATCCGGGTCATCATCGCAGAATTTGAGCGGATCCAGTCCCATCTCCTCTGGGCAGGTGTTGCCGCCCACGAGCTTGGGTTTGATACCCTCTTCTACCTTGCATGGCGTGTCCGTGAAGAGTCCCTTGACGTCATCGAACATATCACCGGAAACAGGATAAACTATGGACTTGTTCAGATCGGCGGGGTGCGACGGGATATTACCCCGGAACAGCACCCGACAATTCATGCCTGCCTGGACAATTACCGTGGCCTCCTTGGGAAGATGCTCAGGCTCTTCCTTCATGATACAACGATCTCGATCAGGTGCAAAGAGACAGGAATCCTCTCATTTGAAGAGGCGCTGCACCTCTGCACAGTCGGGCCGACAGCGCGGGCATCCGGGGTGGTAAAGGATGTCAGGGTCGATTATCCCTACTCGGCATACGGGGATCTTGAGATCTCCCCGATCCTTCCCTCAGCATATGGAGGGGAGATCAATGGAGATGTCTATGATCGGATAGTTGTAAGGCTCCTTGAGATAGAACAGTCCATTGGGATCATTGAGACATGCCTCAAAGAGATGCCAGCGGGCGAAATCCTCTGGGAAAAGAAACTCCCCAAGCTCCTGTCTGCCTGCAAAAAAGCCCATGGAGAGGCTGTAGGGCGGCATGAGGCCCCACGAGGTGAGTGTCTGCATTATGTGGCAATGGACGGCCATGAGGCCCCTGCCATGTGGAAGATTAAGGCATCGTCATACAGCAACCTCCATTCATGGATACCAATCCTTGAGGGGGAACAGCTTGCCGACATTCCAGTCGTCGTCGCCTCGATCGACCCATGCCTCTCCTGCACCGACAGGGTTGCCGTGATCAGGGGCGATACGCGGAGCCTGATGACGAAAGAGGATCTCCATCGCCTCTCGGTTGAGAAGACACGGAGGATACAGGGATGCTGA
- a CDS encoding NADH-quinone oxidoreductase subunit C gives MNETILSPEELINCYTGKFGDAITESRIQIRAEGAKKNENINIWMTISREILKPSIDLLKEFSYPHLSVISGWDVGDELRMQYIFSIYYGRTHGEYMVTFTVLLAKDDLSLPTISDQIPGALFTEREKQEMYGVTITDIPDGRRLFLPEDFPEGVYPLRKDESGIPDTMIKNLWQTGRPTDRPVPPVTEKEEPEKPKKTEGKEKPKKAAEEKKTEEEEKKEETADKDPKKEEQQKPEGEETKEETTDKDLKKEEQEIPEEEEKKEETADKDPKMEEQQKSEGEETKEETADKDPKTEEQEIPEGEEKKEETADKDPKTEEQQKPEGKTEEDVKTKAPEPDETTKGEEDNPGEKRGEDR, from the coding sequence ATGAACGAAACGATACTGTCCCCTGAGGAGCTGATCAACTGCTATACCGGGAAGTTTGGTGATGCGATCACCGAATCACGGATTCAGATCAGGGCTGAGGGGGCAAAAAAGAATGAAAATATCAATATCTGGATGACAATCTCCCGCGAGATCCTAAAACCTTCAATTGACCTCTTAAAGGAGTTTTCCTACCCTCACCTCTCTGTTATATCAGGATGGGATGTCGGTGATGAACTCCGGATGCAGTATATCTTCTCCATCTACTATGGGAGAACACATGGCGAGTACATGGTGACATTTACTGTTTTGCTTGCAAAAGACGATCTCAGCCTGCCAACAATCAGCGACCAGATTCCAGGTGCACTCTTTACCGAGCGGGAAAAGCAGGAGATGTATGGTGTTACGATAACCGATATTCCTGATGGCAGGCGGCTCTTTCTGCCTGAAGATTTTCCAGAGGGTGTCTACCCGCTCAGAAAGGATGAATCCGGAATTCCTGACACCATGATCAAAAATCTCTGGCAGACCGGCCGGCCAACAGACCGCCCTGTACCCCCGGTGACTGAGAAAGAAGAGCCGGAGAAGCCGAAGAAGACAGAAGGAAAGGAAAAGCCGAAGAAGGCTGCAGAAGAGAAGAAGACGGAAGAAGAGGAGAAGAAGGAAGAAACAGCTGACAAAGACCCAAAGAAGGAAGAGCAGCAGAAGCCGGAAGGAGAGGAAACAAAGGAAGAAACAACTGACAAAGACCTGAAGAAGGAAGAGCAGGAGATACCGGAAGAAGAGGAGAAGAAGGAAGAAACAGCTGACAAAGACCCAAAGATGGAAGAGCAGCAGAAGTCGGAAGGAGAGGAAACAAAGGAAGAAACAGCTGACAAAGACCCGAAGACAGAAGAGCAGGAGATACCGGAAGGAGAGGAGAAGAAGGAAGAAACAGCTGACAAAGACCCGAAGACAGAAGAGCAGCAGAAGCCGGAAGGGAAGACCGAAGAAGATGTGAAGACAAAAGCCCCTGAACCGGACGAAACAACGAAGGGTGAAGAGGATAACCCGGGAGAGAAGAGAGGTGAGGACCGATGA
- a CDS encoding NADH-quinone oxidoreductase subunit B family protein produces MKISKAFSRSLWAFHFNAGSCNGCEIEIVATITPRYDPERFGIKLVGSPKHTDLLIVTGPVTKKMGPVLRRVYDQIPDPKVVLCVGTCGQSGGVFYDSYNLEGPIDEIIPVDVYVPGCAPRPEAIIHGVVTALQKLERLEGGEQ; encoded by the coding sequence ATGAAGATCTCAAAAGCATTCAGCCGGTCACTCTGGGCATTTCACTTTAATGCCGGGTCCTGCAATGGCTGTGAGATCGAGATCGTGGCAACGATCACGCCCCGGTATGATCCCGAACGCTTTGGGATAAAACTGGTCGGATCACCAAAACATACCGATCTCCTCATTGTCACAGGCCCTGTGACAAAGAAGATGGGGCCGGTTTTACGGCGGGTCTATGACCAGATCCCTGACCCAAAAGTTGTCCTCTGTGTCGGGACATGTGGCCAGTCCGGCGGTGTCTTCTATGATTCATATAATCTGGAAGGACCAATTGACGAGATCATTCCAGTTGATGTCTACGTGCCGGGATGTGCGCCACGTCCTGAAGCAATCATTCATGGGGTGGTCACTGCACTCCAGAAACTCGAACGCCTGGAAGGAGGTGAGCAATGA
- a CDS encoding 4Fe-4S dicluster domain-containing protein, with protein MGLPTLPMIREILTQVFKTPATNPFPSRFLPKSVTGFLKKVAAGEAAIHPPVQTPPNFRGKIVYDRDGCIGCNLCLKVCPAHAIEIIPETKRVRIFVAQCVFCSQCTDICPKGVLSMSDEFLLATEDRFAESQIVE; from the coding sequence ATGGGTCTTCCAACCCTCCCGATGATCCGTGAGATTCTCACACAGGTCTTCAAAACACCCGCGACAAATCCATTTCCCTCCCGGTTCCTCCCAAAGTCCGTAACAGGCTTTCTGAAGAAGGTTGCAGCAGGTGAGGCTGCCATCCACCCGCCGGTCCAGACGCCGCCGAATTTCCGCGGAAAGATCGTCTATGACCGTGACGGCTGTATAGGCTGCAATCTCTGCCTCAAGGTCTGCCCGGCACATGCAATTGAGATCATTCCGGAGACAAAACGGGTCAGGATATTTGTTGCACAATGTGTCTTCTGTTCACAGTGTACTGACATCTGTCCAAAAGGCGTACTCTCGATGAGCGATGAGTTTCTGCTTGCAACAGAAGACCGGTTCGCCGAGAGCCAGATTGTCGAATA
- a CDS encoding Na+/H+ antiporter subunit E codes for MRFLATTLAAFAVYLLLTAGSGTILLWSIPELAFGLIVAVIVGIASHRILCRSESLRMANPIRLLLLAVYAVFPLFIEMARANIDVAGRVITGRVKPGILRVESGMKTDLGILILANSITLTPGTLSVDINEESRELYVHLINVPDALRDQEIIQAGQLFTFFNIPAWIRRIAE; via the coding sequence ATGCGCTTCCTTGCAACAACTCTTGCGGCGTTTGCAGTCTATTTACTGCTGACAGCCGGATCAGGGACAATTCTCCTCTGGTCCATACCTGAGCTGGCCTTTGGACTCATTGTAGCTGTGATCGTTGGTATTGCATCACACCGGATCCTCTGCAGGTCAGAATCACTGCGTATGGCAAACCCGATCCGGCTTTTGCTTCTTGCTGTATATGCAGTATTCCCCCTTTTTATAGAGATGGCACGGGCGAATATCGATGTTGCGGGAAGGGTGATCACCGGCAGGGTAAAGCCTGGCATTCTAAGGGTCGAGAGCGGGATGAAGACCGATCTCGGCATTCTTATTCTGGCAAACTCAATAACGCTCACACCTGGCACTCTCTCGGTTGATATCAATGAGGAGAGCCGTGAGCTCTATGTACACCTGATTAATGTCCCTGATGCGCTCCGTGACCAGGAGATCATTCAAGCAGGACAACTCTTTACCTTTTTCAATATCCCCGCATGGATCCGGAGGATTGCCGAATGA
- a CDS encoding respiratory chain complex I subunit 1 family protein: MLTPENMVLTVGAAFVLSVIGILIGLLLLGIDRRISARMQARIGPPLLQPVIDLRKLLSKENIVPENAIPGIFNAAPIVALASSLVILLYLPIGSMVPILGGYGDLILVMYLLAVPALAMVAGGFASGSPYATVGAQREMVSMIAYELPLASAVIAIAWLLYSKGIANPFSLAVIAENPVWTLVGPLGMLGLLLLLLTLAWVTPAELSKIPFDSPEAETELAGGLLVEYSGKNLGLFTVAQGVKTLVMGGLAIAIFFPWNISPVLGLTSYAAFTADFIFFFLKVIVLMILSVTIIRTGIARFRINHVVTLFWVYLGLIGLAGLSLIILDSVFAGWF; encoded by the coding sequence ATGCTGACACCTGAGAATATGGTGCTGACGGTTGGTGCAGCATTTGTACTCTCCGTTATCGGGATTCTGATCGGGCTTCTCCTCCTTGGTATTGACCGTCGGATCTCAGCACGCATGCAGGCACGGATCGGCCCCCCGCTTCTCCAGCCGGTTATTGACCTGCGGAAACTCCTCTCAAAAGAGAATATCGTTCCTGAGAACGCAATTCCAGGTATTTTCAATGCCGCACCGATCGTCGCACTCGCCTCGTCACTGGTTATACTGCTCTATCTCCCGATCGGATCCATGGTGCCGATCCTCGGGGGCTATGGGGATCTGATCTTGGTGATGTACCTGCTGGCTGTCCCGGCACTTGCGATGGTTGCCGGAGGGTTTGCCTCGGGATCACCCTATGCAACAGTCGGTGCCCAGCGTGAGATGGTAAGTATGATCGCATACGAGCTTCCGCTTGCCTCAGCCGTGATCGCAATTGCCTGGCTCCTCTATTCAAAAGGGATCGCAAACCCGTTCTCGCTTGCGGTAATTGCAGAAAACCCTGTTTGGACACTTGTCGGGCCACTTGGCATGCTTGGCCTGCTCCTCCTTCTGCTCACGCTTGCCTGGGTGACACCTGCTGAACTCTCAAAGATTCCGTTCGATTCACCTGAAGCAGAGACCGAGCTGGCAGGCGGGCTTCTCGTTGAGTACTCCGGGAAGAACCTTGGACTCTTCACGGTTGCCCAGGGTGTCAAGACCCTTGTTATGGGAGGGCTGGCAATTGCAATCTTCTTCCCATGGAACATCTCCCCGGTTCTCGGCCTGACATCATATGCGGCATTCACAGCCGATTTCATCTTCTTCTTCCTGAAGGTGATCGTGCTCATGATCCTCTCGGTGACTATCATCAGAACTGGTATTGCACGGTTCCGGATCAACCATGTGGTCACCCTCTTCTGGGTCTACCTGGGACTTATCGGGCTTGCAGGGCTCTCGCTGATAATCCTTGATTCTGTCTTTGCGGGGTGGTTCTGA
- the mnhG gene encoding monovalent cation/H(+) antiporter subunit G, whose translation MTLTTAATLCIAIGIIFNALGVIGILRFPDVYTRLHAETKMATFGTIFLAIGVILYAAGLLADTGDSQYLTLATHTILVVIAIAFTNATGAHAIARAAHKSGQLPDPAVVDRLQEVKKRD comes from the coding sequence ATGACGCTGACAACTGCTGCCACGCTCTGTATCGCAATTGGGATCATCTTCAATGCGCTTGGTGTCATCGGCATCCTCAGGTTCCCCGATGTCTATACCCGTCTCCATGCAGAGACGAAAATGGCAACATTCGGGACAATATTTCTGGCAATCGGAGTCATACTCTATGCAGCAGGACTGCTTGCTGATACAGGCGATAGCCAGTACCTTACCCTGGCCACCCATACGATCCTGGTAGTCATCGCCATTGCCTTTACGAATGCAACAGGTGCCCATGCAATCGCACGGGCTGCTCATAAAAGCGGCCAGCTGCCGGATCCAGCTGTTGTCGACCGCCTGCAGGAGGTGAAAAAGCGTGATTGA
- a CDS encoding sodium:proton antiporter: MIEQIPYIAIVLLAGIGIATILLKKNVIKMIMGLAIIEGSVNLFLVTLGYREGGIAPIFTDAPAGVMVLPTVQAMTVTNIVIGFATTALLLAFAMILYRYYGSVETNHIRRLRE, translated from the coding sequence ATGATTGAGCAGATACCCTATATTGCCATTGTCCTGCTTGCAGGGATTGGGATCGCGACGATCCTCCTCAAAAAGAACGTGATCAAGATGATCATGGGCCTTGCGATCATCGAGGGATCAGTCAACCTCTTCCTTGTCACACTCGGGTATCGTGAAGGCGGTATTGCGCCCATCTTCACTGATGCACCCGCTGGGGTGATGGTCCTCCCGACTGTGCAGGCGATGACCGTGACAAATATTGTGATCGGATTTGCCACAACAGCACTGCTGCTTGCATTTGCCATGATCCTGTATCGGTACTATGGCTCTGTTGAGACAAACCACATCCGGAGGCTCCGCGAATGA
- a CDS encoding cation:proton antiporter yields the protein MNDVLFAAIAILALLILLAGVRLTLGPTIPDRVVAFDTINTIIVASMILMAAYFGQTIFVDVALVYALLSFLGTLAIAKYIGGEL from the coding sequence ATGAATGACGTATTGTTTGCTGCGATAGCGATACTTGCCCTGCTGATACTGCTCGCAGGGGTCAGGCTCACTCTTGGGCCGACCATTCCTGACCGCGTCGTTGCCTTTGACACCATCAACACCATTATTGTTGCATCGATGATTCTCATGGCTGCATATTTTGGACAGACGATCTTTGTTGATGTCGCACTTGTCTATGCACTTCTCTCGTTCCTTGGAACACTCGCGATAGCAAAATATATTGGAGGAGAACTATGA
- a CDS encoding MnhB domain-containing protein, which yields MQMSLIIRTAADVLFPFIMVFGLYIVIHGHVTPGGGFQGGAILASGILLLLLAYRYEEFTRIVRMVMMKTFESTGLLLFLIAALSAMLLGAGFFYNWLFPGGLIFGEFVPFGPGPANLNTGGVIPIMNIAVGIKVLGAIGVILLALLSGIKERS from the coding sequence ATGCAGATGAGCCTTATCATCAGGACCGCAGCAGACGTTCTCTTCCCCTTCATCATGGTCTTTGGACTCTATATTGTCATCCATGGCCATGTGACACCCGGAGGAGGTTTCCAGGGAGGTGCTATCCTTGCATCAGGTATACTGCTTCTCCTGCTTGCATACCGGTACGAGGAGTTTACCAGGATTGTACGGATGGTGATGATGAAGACGTTTGAGTCCACCGGGCTGCTGCTCTTTCTCATTGCCGCACTCTCGGCAATGCTTCTTGGAGCAGGCTTCTTCTACAACTGGCTCTTCCCGGGAGGCCTCATATTCGGCGAGTTTGTTCCCTTTGGACCTGGACCTGCCAACCTCAACACCGGAGGGGTCATTCCGATCATGAACATCGCTGTTGGTATCAAAGTATTGGGTGCAATCGGGGTCATCCTGCTTGCGCTCCTGTCAGGTATAAAGGAGAGGAGCTAG
- the mbhE gene encoding hydrogen gas-evolving membrane-bound hydrogenase subunit E — MRRQISIIVVVLMVLMLGVIATGLSFGHPPDHPMDRYVIMNSQLESGANNVVAAVLFDYRGLDTLGEAVVLFTAALGTMLMFRKREEE, encoded by the coding sequence ATGAGACGGCAGATCTCAATCATCGTCGTGGTGCTGATGGTGCTGATGCTTGGAGTTATCGCAACCGGCCTCTCATTTGGCCATCCACCTGATCACCCGATGGATCGGTACGTCATTATGAACAGCCAGCTGGAAAGTGGTGCAAATAATGTCGTTGCCGCTGTCCTCTTCGACTACCGGGGCCTTGACACACTCGGTGAAGCGGTCGTCCTGTTCACTGCCGCCCTTGGGACGATGCTGATGTTTCGGAAACGGGAGGAAGAATAA